The Methanomethylovorans hollandica DSM 15978 genome includes a region encoding these proteins:
- a CDS encoding carboxymuconolactone decarboxylase family protein has protein sequence MEIEKIKELLDEEPEEIVEKMLADIKKQYGEVPYIVNFIKDMPELFISRMIYTNSIMREFKRMDPKTVELISIAVASALKCGHCLKTHIRAAKRLGVSKEEIFDTILISSTVANASILAEGTRAIDTEFASTVEGKDPSCMFCTFNSELQEQK, from the coding sequence GTGGAAATTGAAAAGATCAAAGAGCTTCTTGATGAAGAGCCTGAAGAAATTGTTGAGAAGATGCTTGCAGACATTAAGAAACAATATGGCGAGGTACCCTATATAGTAAACTTCATTAAAGATATGCCTGAGCTTTTTATCTCCCGAATGATATATACTAACAGCATCATGCGTGAATTCAAACGCATGGACCCAAAGACCGTGGAGCTTATCAGTATCGCTGTGGCTTCTGCCCTCAAATGTGGCCACTGCCTTAAAACACATATAAGGGCAGCCAAAAGACTTGGAGTTAGTAAGGAAGAGATATTCGATACGATCCTGATCAGCAGTACTGTAGCCAATGCCTCCATACTTGCAGAGGGTACCCGTGCAATTGATACTGAATTTGCATCTACTGTTGAAGGAAAGGATCCTTCTTGCATGTTCTGTACTTTTAATTCTGAACTGCAAGAACAGAAATAA
- a CDS encoding methanogenesis marker 7 protein translates to MAAVLEPYIYEGGIHRHTLLLELLEDLGGYLIQKTPAATEVTLIMLVPREDVHLIEQLAKDLLGKISKAPLTGTEIAVVSPTLASHHLPHSACDIAEFLRRGGANTTMIGLARGMGRRVALSADYERRLINEHDIALFSFGTFKDCIINKKPKLFEGIKIPIVATGGPDLKTDEVPGADMYIGNIGRVAHRLRHSEELGGLDVMSEKVGNIVEKIREDIARDPLAVLPARVMKEVQEQIQEIENVYTPAPLTLQLDGLRIKLPYADFHQKIEDLELQDNIRLRDVATITPSKMKNYILVKVKRKSEVGIEI, encoded by the coding sequence TTGGCGGCAGTGCTTGAACCTTACATATATGAAGGAGGTATACACAGGCATACGCTCCTTTTGGAACTTTTGGAAGATCTGGGAGGATACCTTATCCAGAAAACACCGGCTGCCACAGAGGTTACTCTTATTATGCTCGTACCCAGAGAGGACGTACATCTTATTGAGCAGCTAGCCAAAGATCTTCTGGGGAAGATTTCAAAAGCTCCCCTTACAGGGACTGAAATTGCTGTGGTCTCACCTACCCTGGCATCTCATCATCTGCCGCATTCTGCCTGCGATATAGCCGAGTTTCTGCGGCGCGGTGGAGCAAATACCACAATGATAGGACTTGCCAGAGGAATGGGAAGAAGGGTTGCACTTTCTGCAGATTATGAAAGGAGACTTATAAACGAACATGATATTGCCCTGTTCTCATTTGGGACATTCAAGGATTGTATCATTAATAAGAAACCAAAACTCTTTGAAGGTATAAAGATACCCATTGTTGCAACAGGAGGACCAGACCTTAAGACAGACGAAGTACCTGGGGCTGATATGTACATTGGGAACATAGGCAGAGTCGCCCACAGGCTAAGACACAGCGAGGAGCTGGGAGGTCTGGATGTAATGAGCGAGAAAGTGGGTAATATCGTTGAAAAGATTAGAGAGGATATTGCCAGGGATCCGCTTGCTGTTTTGCCAGCAAGGGTAATGAAAGAAGTACAGGAACAGATACAAGAGATAGAGAATGTATACACACCTGCACCTCTCACACTTCAATTGGATGGACTGCGCATTAAACTTCCTTATGCTGATTTTCATCAGAAGATTGAAGATCTGGAACTGCAGGACAATATTCGCCTTAGAGATGTTGCAACTATTACTCCCTCAAAAATGAAAAACTACATACTTGTGAAGGTTAAAAGGAAATCCGAAGTAGGTATAGAGATCTAA
- a CDS encoding methanogenesis marker 17 protein, with product MEPLEIFKVETKIPEEAEAYRSITSDVISELALANSIGRIYVIITPEESLFQMAVILRGSPPLVKTSDFADVNVGAVTRNEIQVVLRDEKHLPELLEKLWAKYSRGKVIQQDRKTINVTVENMDTEIEAIKEMIIFDPKRTLLSRLVEMAIRTTPEGFRVRYHSLRDNEFIFVASEDAMKPEWVQQGHQMLEQIKGGLNLGGSA from the coding sequence ATGGAGCCTCTGGAGATCTTCAAGGTGGAAACTAAAATACCTGAAGAGGCCGAAGCTTACAGGTCTATTACCTCAGATGTCATATCAGAGCTTGCTCTTGCCAACTCCATCGGCAGGATATACGTGATTATAACACCAGAGGAGTCACTGTTCCAGATGGCCGTCATCCTGAGGGGCAGCCCCCCGCTGGTAAAAACATCGGACTTTGCAGATGTTAACGTGGGAGCAGTCACCAGGAATGAGATACAGGTGGTTCTTCGGGATGAGAAGCACTTACCCGAACTATTGGAAAAGCTCTGGGCAAAATATAGCCGGGGAAAGGTTATTCAGCAAGACAGGAAGACCATTAATGTAACTGTAGAAAATATGGACACTGAAATAGAGGCCATAAAAGAGATGATCATATTTGATCCAAAGCGCACGCTGCTTTCCAGGCTTGTGGAAATGGCCATAAGGACAACCCCCGAAGGGTTCAGGGTACGTTATCATTCCCTTAGAGATAATGAATTTATTTTTGTAGCATCTGAGGATGCCATGAAACCGGAGTGGGTGCAACAGGGACATCAAATGCTTGAACAGATAAAGGGAGGGTTAAATCTTGGCGGCAGTGCTTGA
- a CDS encoding methanogenesis marker 15 protein: MNKEKQVKVALVSCGSEYAGVQGELEKVTGSVNAKLIFPEIDIASLDTIGRDFGIEAASPDLRLMMARAQAVVEGITDVDGVFITSCFRCAEAAIVRNEVRRYINKHSSIPVISYSFTERTTAATLMTRMEALTTIARRKHLLAREHQTGLTAGIDSGSTTTKAVVMKDDKIIGQGWVPTIKVIDSATEAFNHALEEAGVKAEEIQALGTTGYGRFLVGEHFKAQLVQEEITVNSKGAVYLANKQKGSATVIDIGGMDNKAISVEDGIPGMFTMGGICAGASGRFLDMTAKRLGVDITELGALAVKGMQEKVDMNSYCIVFGIQSLVNSLAKGARPEDVAAAACHSVVEQIFEQQLQEVDVKEPLILVGGSSLIEGVPKALSTLLKIEVLVPPNSHLIGAVGSALLASGFVEE; encoded by the coding sequence ATGAACAAGGAGAAGCAAGTAAAAGTGGCACTGGTGTCATGCGGTTCGGAATATGCTGGCGTCCAGGGAGAACTGGAAAAAGTAACTGGCAGTGTTAACGCAAAGCTAATCTTTCCTGAAATAGATATAGCTTCTCTTGATACGATCGGAAGGGATTTTGGAATAGAGGCTGCGAGTCCTGACCTGCGTCTGATGATGGCAAGAGCCCAGGCAGTGGTAGAAGGCATTACAGATGTGGATGGAGTATTCATCACATCATGTTTTAGGTGTGCTGAAGCTGCTATTGTAAGGAACGAAGTGAGAAGATACATAAATAAGCATTCAAGTATTCCTGTTATTAGTTATTCTTTCACGGAAAGGACAACAGCCGCTACTCTTATGACAAGAATGGAGGCTCTTACCACCATCGCAAGAAGGAAACATCTGCTTGCCCGTGAGCATCAGACTGGTCTTACTGCAGGCATAGACTCTGGTTCAACCACTACAAAAGCTGTGGTAATGAAAGATGACAAGATCATTGGCCAGGGTTGGGTACCCACTATAAAGGTCATTGATAGTGCAACAGAAGCTTTTAATCATGCGCTTGAGGAAGCTGGAGTAAAAGCCGAAGAGATACAGGCCCTTGGAACTACCGGATATGGCCGGTTCCTGGTAGGAGAACATTTTAAAGCACAATTGGTACAGGAAGAGATCACTGTCAACTCCAAGGGTGCAGTGTATCTGGCAAACAAACAAAAAGGCTCTGCAACCGTTATAGACATAGGAGGAATGGACAACAAGGCCATATCCGTGGAAGATGGTATTCCAGGCATGTTCACAATGGGCGGGATATGTGCAGGTGCATCCGGGCGTTTTCTGGATATGACGGCAAAGAGGCTGGGTGTTGATATCACTGAACTGGGTGCATTGGCTGTAAAAGGTATGCAGGAAAAAGTCGATATGAACAGTTACTGCATTGTCTTTGGTATCCAGTCACTTGTGAATTCACTTGCTAAGGGAGCAAGACCTGAGGATGTGGCTGCTGCGGCATGTCACAGTGTGGTGGAACAGATATTTGAGCAGCAATTGCAGGAAGTGGATGTAAAAGAGCCGCTGATCCTTGTGGGTGGCTCTTCACTGATAGAGGGAGTTCCAAAAGCATTGAGCACTCTGCTTAAAATAGAAGTGCTTGTACCACCAAACTCGCACCTTATAGGCGCTGTGGGAAGTGCATTGCTTGCATCGGGATTTGTGGAGGAATAA
- a CDS encoding methanogenesis marker 5 protein: MAKVIIYPTNSLILSDLVERFGHKPLAMMEKIKEKVNTVGVDSPPLNITAEEPKKGLKYAAVEVPAGVRGRMAIVGPMIDEAEAAVIVNEASMAFGCMGCARTNELTKYLIRKKEIPILEVDYPRSEEEGKEFVYEIAEFLKSLPMEERS; the protein is encoded by the coding sequence ATGGCAAAAGTGATCATTTATCCTACCAACAGCCTGATACTTTCTGATCTTGTAGAGCGATTTGGTCATAAACCCCTTGCAATGATGGAAAAGATCAAAGAGAAAGTAAACACTGTAGGCGTAGACTCTCCACCCCTTAATATAACAGCTGAAGAGCCCAAAAAGGGTCTGAAGTATGCAGCCGTGGAAGTGCCAGCAGGTGTAAGGGGGAGAATGGCTATAGTGGGCCCGATGATAGATGAGGCAGAAGCTGCTGTCATAGTGAATGAAGCGTCCATGGCCTTTGGATGTATGGGATGCGCCAGGACGAATGAACTTACTAAATACCTGATACGCAAAAAAGAGATACCTATCCTTGAAGTAGATTATCCCAGAAGTGAAGAGGAAGGTAAGGAATTTGTCTATGAGATAGCCGAATTTTTGAAATCACTGCCAATGGAGGAGAGATCATGA
- a CDS encoding methanogenesis marker 6 protein, which yields MNNEEDIITKIVVISSDSVLPIDAAMKVYESENAITIKETCFGTMVTGPRIAVDRVIAELRGMDRNHIFVKERGFHPGDERRCRAVRGGGPRPGFHYLREEVQMLPMIGKALDAYEQHVPPTEIHRAEKIDTKKLKSIIESNL from the coding sequence ATGAATAATGAGGAAGATATTATCACCAAAATAGTTGTCATAAGTTCTGACAGCGTTCTGCCCATAGACGCAGCAATGAAAGTGTATGAATCAGAAAACGCTATAACGATTAAAGAAACCTGCTTTGGGACGATGGTTACTGGGCCCAGGATTGCTGTAGATCGGGTTATAGCTGAACTGAGAGGTATGGACAGGAATCATATCTTTGTTAAAGAACGTGGATTTCATCCGGGCGATGAGAGGAGATGCCGGGCCGTGAGGGGAGGTGGACCCAGACCAGGCTTCCATTATCTGAGAGAAGAAGTGCAGATGCTGCCCATGATTGGAAAAGCACTTGATGCTTATGAACAACATGTTCCACCCACGGAGATACACCGTGCAGAAAAAATTGACACAAAGAAGCTGAAGAGTATCATTGAATCTAATTTATGA
- the mmp3 gene encoding methyl-coenzyme M reductase-associated protein Mmp3, with protein MDDGITVEINGIKIRLPEKATLGDAIKASDAPYKKGTSVGILKKSDIEQEENVAEYRIITTSGEFMIELFENHSPSRKQWIEQFNEYKDIPLRWSSRDAVAFGPFVSDMIPERETGTYREYEVLFAAGGGDPHNTHMIITKDRHSAEYGAPQEGAFGRVVSGKSVLENLEKKDSIIEVKPVLSWKHTGEHLLTTDLETLLEEGEKVFTYLDVVMSPESPLGAEHFFALIRTGSFKVDMASSSFIADHMLLGELPAYENYESRSRGSVFLRTVGYGAGKAFISTEDRTASILHSVIGHVDQGMELVKMAEVGHRLLVHTTPPQIMLHGKSFLDAEEEMASFGVKLVREGDTTDEALIVAQEPDTTIEILKEGTVKATGVDSSKIVSIELYDDVAPITLDFFRHAIGLQFRPIGILPLIMMYENTYIFKAEKPAERYKEILPENTPQKKVVAGEIGVTNQAAKRMGMVGVKTKDDDLFGPTGEKFISTNIIGRILDIEKLQHFREGDKIYVIERNREGDS; from the coding sequence GTGGATGATGGAATAACCGTAGAGATCAACGGAATTAAAATAAGGTTGCCTGAAAAGGCTACTCTAGGGGATGCCATCAAGGCATCTGACGCCCCTTATAAAAAAGGGACTTCTGTAGGAATACTTAAAAAGTCTGATATCGAACAAGAAGAAAATGTTGCGGAATATCGGATAATCACCACTTCCGGAGAGTTCATGATAGAACTCTTTGAAAACCATTCCCCTTCCCGGAAGCAGTGGATAGAGCAATTTAATGAGTATAAGGATATACCTTTGCGATGGTCCAGCAGGGATGCTGTGGCTTTTGGCCCTTTTGTAAGTGACATGATCCCTGAAAGAGAAACTGGAACATATAGAGAATATGAAGTATTGTTTGCAGCGGGAGGAGGAGATCCGCACAATACCCATATGATAATAACCAAGGATAGGCATTCGGCTGAATATGGGGCTCCGCAGGAAGGAGCTTTTGGAAGAGTAGTCAGCGGAAAAAGTGTGCTGGAAAATTTGGAAAAGAAAGATAGTATAATCGAAGTGAAGCCGGTACTATCATGGAAACACACAGGTGAACATCTGCTTACTACTGACCTCGAGACTCTCCTGGAAGAGGGAGAAAAAGTGTTCACATATCTGGATGTGGTAATGTCGCCAGAATCACCCCTTGGGGCTGAACATTTTTTTGCACTGATAAGAACTGGTAGTTTCAAGGTGGATATGGCTTCTAGTTCTTTCATTGCAGATCACATGCTGCTTGGAGAGCTGCCAGCATATGAAAACTATGAATCTCGCTCAAGAGGCAGCGTATTTTTGCGCACAGTGGGGTATGGAGCAGGAAAAGCATTTATCTCAACTGAAGACAGAACTGCCAGTATTCTGCATTCGGTTATCGGACACGTGGACCAGGGTATGGAACTGGTAAAGATGGCAGAAGTTGGACATCGCCTTCTGGTACACACTACACCACCACAGATAATGTTACATGGTAAGAGCTTCCTTGATGCTGAGGAGGAAATGGCTTCATTTGGTGTGAAACTTGTAAGGGAAGGGGACACCACAGATGAGGCATTGATCGTAGCCCAGGAGCCAGACACCACCATTGAGATACTGAAGGAAGGAACTGTAAAGGCTACAGGTGTTGACAGCTCAAAAATAGTTAGTATAGAGTTATACGACGATGTTGCACCCATAACCCTTGACTTTTTCAGACATGCTATTGGCTTGCAGTTCAGACCCATAGGAATATTGCCTTTAATAATGATGTATGAGAATACCTATATCTTCAAGGCCGAAAAACCTGCAGAGAGGTATAAAGAGATCCTACCTGAGAACACACCCCAGAAAAAAGTCGTTGCAGGTGAGATAGGTGTCACTAACCAGGCAGCTAAACGTATGGGAATGGTAGGAGTTAAAACAAAGGACGATGATCTGTTCGGACCCACCGGAGAGAAATTCATAAGTACAAATATCATAGGGCGTATCCTTGATATAGAAAAGCTTCAGCACTTCAGGGAAGGGGATAAGATCTATGTTATTGAACGTAACAGGGAGGGGGACTCATGA
- the atwA gene encoding methyl coenzyme M reductase system, component A2 — translation MAAFIEVKNLNVDFDGFKVLKDINLTINEGEVIGILGRSGAGKTVLMHVLRGVEEYESISGQVIYHLARCEKCGHIEPPSKTGYECPGCPGEKLLSFDADFIEMAIHDHKRRDITKRIAIMLQRTFALYGDERVITNVVNSLTEIGEQDEEAISKAMELLEKVQLSHRMMHVARDLSGGEKQRVVLARQLVRNPMLLLADEPTGTLDPRTAKIVHDVIERSVKDYNMTMVITSHWSEVVESIADRAIILEDGAIINEGDPCEMAKAFTGMACAIEKKPDIAIGDPIIKVQNLRKKYISVTRGVVNAVSDISFEVRESEIFGLAGVSGAGKTTTSEILMGIVQPTSGEVVTRVGDEWIDMKKPGPECRGRALQYMGILHQEYSLYTHRNIIDNLTESIGIDLPYELAVRKAIITLKTTGFTEEKAKSILSKMPDELSEGERHRVALAQILMKEPNIIVMDEPTGTMDPITKKDVTRSILKAREELGNTFVIVSHDMDFLEEVCDRVALMRNGEIVDIGEPKKVILQLTEAERVEADTD, via the coding sequence ATGGCAGCGTTCATCGAGGTAAAAAACCTTAATGTGGATTTTGACGGCTTTAAAGTTCTGAAGGACATCAACCTTACTATAAATGAAGGAGAGGTCATCGGTATATTGGGTCGAAGCGGAGCAGGCAAAACTGTTCTGATGCACGTACTTCGCGGGGTGGAAGAATACGAAAGTATCAGCGGACAGGTAATATATCATCTTGCAAGGTGTGAAAAGTGCGGCCATATCGAACCCCCAAGTAAGACAGGATATGAATGTCCAGGATGTCCGGGGGAGAAATTACTATCTTTTGATGCTGATTTCATAGAGATGGCAATTCATGACCATAAAAGAAGAGATATTACCAAGAGAATAGCTATAATGCTGCAGCGCACTTTTGCACTGTATGGTGATGAAAGAGTCATAACAAATGTAGTAAACTCTCTTACCGAAATAGGAGAGCAGGATGAAGAGGCAATCTCAAAGGCGATGGAGCTGCTGGAAAAAGTGCAATTATCCCACCGTATGATGCATGTGGCACGAGACCTGAGTGGTGGTGAGAAACAGAGAGTTGTACTGGCCCGCCAGCTTGTGAGAAATCCAATGCTGCTACTTGCAGATGAACCTACCGGCACTCTTGATCCCAGGACTGCAAAGATAGTACATGATGTAATCGAAAGGTCTGTCAAGGATTACAATATGACTATGGTCATAACCTCTCATTGGTCTGAAGTTGTTGAAAGTATTGCTGACAGGGCAATAATTCTTGAGGATGGAGCTATAATCAATGAAGGAGACCCCTGCGAAATGGCAAAGGCATTCACTGGAATGGCATGTGCAATAGAGAAGAAGCCGGACATTGCCATTGGTGACCCTATAATAAAAGTACAAAATCTTCGAAAGAAGTATATATCGGTTACTAGAGGAGTTGTAAACGCTGTTAGTGATATCTCCTTTGAAGTGAGAGAAAGTGAGATATTCGGTCTTGCAGGGGTCAGTGGTGCTGGAAAGACCACTACTTCCGAAATCCTCATGGGAATTGTACAGCCCACGAGCGGCGAGGTAGTTACCCGAGTAGGTGATGAATGGATAGATATGAAGAAGCCTGGACCTGAATGCAGAGGGCGTGCACTCCAATACATGGGCATATTACACCAGGAATACAGTCTTTATACACACCGCAATATTATAGATAACCTCACAGAATCCATTGGTATTGACCTGCCCTATGAACTTGCAGTGCGAAAGGCTATCATCACTTTGAAAACCACCGGTTTTACAGAAGAAAAAGCAAAGTCGATCTTATCCAAAATGCCTGACGAACTTAGTGAGGGAGAAAGACACAGGGTAGCATTGGCTCAGATACTGATGAAGGAACCGAACATAATAGTGATGGATGAACCAACAGGTACGATGGATCCTATTACTAAAAAAGATGTCACAAGGTCCATTCTCAAGGCCCGGGAGGAGCTTGGGAACACATTTGTAATCGTATCCCATGATATGGACTTCTTGGAAGAGGTATGTGACAGGGTAGCCCTTATGAGAAATGGAGAGATTGTGGATATAGGAGAACCAAAGAAAGTGATCTTACAACTCACCGAGGCCGAAAGGGTGGAAGCGGACACAGATTGA
- a CDS encoding HAD-IC family P-type ATPase — protein sequence MQKKMAAVFDCAGTLLRMYRVAKEIATGNILEGIESIMLVAEQPGRALVVMHAEPSLIEKTDPTKELKSFIADNGLKIDISCSSGPVSIKEAASIINEQKIVVGDVIEVLTWAHRSCPEVYYIAAGLIVDREAYSIPYVLSTAGKLYSNAPKTIELLHSRGIDTYIASGDTMRSLRGVAEKLCIPLENVFCLATTDDKANIVLDLKKKYETVLMIGDGMNDIRALKVADLGVVTVQQGDKRPQRLLEAADLVINNIIEVIDIVDSLVLQNKDEKRE from the coding sequence ATGCAAAAGAAGATGGCAGCGGTATTCGATTGTGCGGGAACACTGCTACGTATGTATCGTGTTGCAAAAGAAATAGCAACCGGAAACATTCTGGAAGGTATCGAAAGTATCATGCTGGTAGCAGAACAGCCTGGAAGAGCTCTTGTAGTTATGCATGCTGAACCATCTTTGATAGAGAAAACAGACCCCACGAAAGAACTTAAAAGTTTCATAGCTGACAATGGATTAAAAATTGACATAAGTTGTTCCAGTGGACCAGTAAGCATAAAGGAAGCTGCATCAATAATAAATGAACAAAAGATCGTTGTTGGAGATGTGATAGAAGTCCTAACTTGGGCACATAGAAGTTGCCCTGAGGTGTACTACATTGCAGCAGGTCTGATAGTAGATAGAGAGGCATACTCCATTCCATATGTGCTGAGCACAGCAGGAAAATTGTATTCAAATGCTCCAAAAACAATAGAGCTTTTGCATAGCAGAGGAATCGACACATATATTGCATCAGGGGATACCATGCGTTCACTAAGAGGAGTAGCTGAAAAACTCTGTATCCCTCTTGAAAATGTGTTCTGTTTGGCCACTACAGATGACAAGGCCAATATTGTACTGGACCTTAAAAAGAAATATGAAACTGTATTGATGATAGGCGATGGCATGAACGATATTCGTGCCTTAAAAGTTGCTGACCTGGGAGTAGTTACAGTCCAGCAAGGCGATAAGCGCCCTCAAAGGTTGCTGGAAGCAGCTGATCTTGTGATTAACAATATTATAGAGGTTATAGATATTGTGGATTCACTGGTGCTCCAGAACAAAGATGAGAAAAGGGAATAG
- a CDS encoding matrixin family metalloprotease — MEDDTYPALNTNPWGHSPITVYIDTINVPEHYSPTYNEQVEVAMAYWEKGGNGRLAYNPEFSPVDSGSEADIYIIWVENLEKDAGVENGVAGFARPHEVNGKYVRVDIVMEVGNYEGYAWKQYGNTNMRELAKHELGHALGLGHSKDRRDIMYPTYDQKDNIDPLLVERTRPFIYVAVAASIILVSFSGINWLRYRRKRRSLEGNLLEGKDGRP, encoded by the coding sequence ATGGAAGATGATACCTATCCAGCACTAAATACAAATCCCTGGGGACACTCTCCTATCACAGTATACATCGACACAATCAATGTTCCGGAACATTACAGTCCCACATATAACGAGCAGGTTGAGGTTGCCATGGCATACTGGGAAAAAGGCGGGAATGGACGTCTTGCGTATAATCCGGAATTCAGTCCGGTTGATTCTGGAAGTGAAGCCGATATCTACATTATATGGGTAGAGAATCTGGAAAAGGATGCTGGTGTTGAGAATGGTGTTGCAGGCTTTGCAAGACCTCATGAAGTAAATGGGAAGTATGTGCGAGTGGACATTGTCATGGAGGTGGGCAATTACGAGGGTTATGCATGGAAGCAATATGGTAATACCAACATGCGCGAACTGGCAAAGCATGAACTTGGTCATGCTCTTGGTCTTGGACACAGTAAAGACAGGCGTGATATCATGTACCCCACCTATGATCAAAAGGATAATATCGATCCGCTACTTGTGGAGAGGACCAGACCTTTCATATATGTTGCTGTTGCAGCTAGCATAATTCTTGTATCCTTTTCTGGCATCAACTGGTTACGCTATCGTAGAAAAAGGCGTTCTCTTGAAGGTAATTTACTGGAGGGCAAAGATGGAAGACCTTGA
- a CDS encoding methylated-DNA--[protein]-cysteine S-methyltransferase, translated as MEDLERLCQEILRYLKGEQVNFLWCQVNLSDFSDFERDVLEHTRKIPYGHTVTYGELAVQIGRKGASRAVGSALSKNPYPIIIPCHRVVSSKGMGGFCGSKDTQSLSLKRKLLELEGVNI; from the coding sequence ATGGAAGACCTTGAACGTTTGTGCCAGGAGATCTTACGATATCTTAAAGGTGAACAGGTAAATTTTTTATGGTGTCAAGTGAACCTTTCCGATTTCTCTGATTTTGAGAGGGATGTGCTTGAGCATACAAGGAAGATACCATATGGTCATACAGTGACATATGGTGAACTGGCTGTGCAAATTGGGAGGAAAGGAGCTTCCAGGGCAGTGGGCAGTGCTCTTTCAAAGAATCCCTATCCTATAATTATCCCATGCCACAGGGTAGTTTCAAGTAAAGGCATGGGAGGTTTTTGTGGAAGTAAGGATACTCAAAGTTTGTCTTTGAAACGCAAACTCCTGGAACTTGAAGGAGTTAATATCTAA